The DNA segment GATCAAGTTCTAGTATAtaaagaacaaaataatagttacataaatattttcaaaaaaaatgaaacaaacCCTGCTCACGATCATTTGGACCAATCAAGCAATACAGAAAATTTAGACAAAAATGATGCCCATCAAAATGAGAGAGATCAAAATGAGAGAGATCAAAATGAAAGAGATCAAAATGAGCCCTATCAAAATGAgaccttttttaatttagaAAGCGATTATTGCTCAAGCTCGTTAATAAATACAGATGGCGAAGAAGATGAAAAGGAGGGAAGTGGCCAAATACAAAAGTCTGATACTTTTATagatgataaatataattataaaaataaagattcCATAATTAATGAAATGTCAGATGAAGaatctatattaaaaattagcAACCAAAATGATATGCTATCAAATTCTgaacaaattattaaaaacaaaagtATATTAGACGATAACAACAGTATTGATACAAAATTAAATTCcttaaacaatataaaaaaaattaataaattttatgaattaataaaaaaattaaaattaatatttaaatataatataccaACTAATACAGAATGGCGTACAAAATCTATCACACCAATACAAGCTTGTTGTATATATGAAacaacaaattttataaatataacaaattatatgttttctgatataatacaaattgaaaaacaattaaataaaaaaaataataaaaaaaaagaaataaaaattgaaataaaattaattatggACTCATTATCTTCAAGCAAAATGCCTATCAAAtggaataaattttttaatcaaaaatttaaaataattgataattttattatatattttgaaaatataaaagaacaATTATATTTCTGGAATATAACAGGAGAATTatctttttataatatacaatgtttattttatccttcaaaattttttaattcattattaaTTAAGTATAGTATTgttcacaaaaaaaaattagaagattgtatatttattacaaaaataaataatgatttggaaataaataaaaaaaaagataatattaattatcaaaaacaattatattataGTAGCGATGAAGAAGATATACTATTTTCAActcaaataaattatgctaattatattaattataatgtAGATAGTTATATTTCCATAGATATACTTGGTATTTCCACATTGGTAAgtctatatatttaatttgaaatatttacGTTAAGATATGCAACTGTCTAATTGTGTGTGCAAAcgcaaatataaaaataaatgtaaatatatttcccGATCTTCATTTATACAAATGTGAAAATCCGATCTACCCATTTTaatatcataaatatatttattttttgcaattattattattattgcacATTTTTGAACTTTTGTAGAATGACAATTTTGAGTGCTTAGGAATTAAGTCAAAGAACAACaagaaatataatgaaattccAATATTAAGTTTAcaaataattgaaaaaaaagaaaaaaatattttaatggataaaaaaatacccctttatcaatataaatataatggaaaactaaaaaaaaatatcaataaatttataacaaatttatatttcaaatctgaaaaacataaatcctttatttatattaataaaatctatttatttatatataattaaaaaaaatacgatatacaaatttatatacatgcTCTAAAACCGTTTgctatttttgtatattctCTTCAACTCATTAATATCtgaattttcattaaatccAATTTCTTTTTCCAACAACGGCATTTCTACttcctaaaaaaatatatatagtcacacaaattaataataattccagattaaaaaaaaaaaaaaaaatgaaatgtaTGTgtgcaaaataaaaaaaacaaacaccTCCtcaatataacaaaaaactATACTatgaatttattatattttttttttactggTATAATATAATCGTCATTTAAATTTGTTCGAGacttatatttaattttgtcCAAAGGAATAACTCCgcttttaaaattaaataataataataatcatatGCACATACGAATAAATCATgaatttttttcacaaaaatAGTATTAACacatagatatatgtatatatacacaaattAACATGAAAAAACTTACCAATTGTATATGTAAACTTGTTTTTTGGGTTTTCCAATTAATGTAGCTTGCTCTTCAATATATGATAGTGTATCAAATCCATATTCAAGGTTGCCAAAAACAACctacataaaatatagaagaaaatattttaataattccaaaataaagaaatgaaataaaaaatatttatttacattttatttaacttACATGTTTCTTGTCTAACCAGGGACAACTTTTAAATGTTACAAAAAACTGAGAATTATTTGTATGCTTTATACTTGTTTGACACATTGATAAAACacctaataaaaaaaaaataaaataaaaaataaagacaaatatataaattgtacACAATTCTAATATTTATGTACTAAAAATATCCTAATATGTTTATGCGTCAACTTAAAACAATTTCTCCATCATTTTataactattattttttatgtaaccTCTTTTTGAATGtttgtaaataaatttttcatttcgAAAGTATTGACCATATATCGATTCTCCTCCATATCCATTTCCAAAATTAAAATCACCTCCTTGAAACAtctaaaaattataataaaatatatagctATATGGATATACAACCAAATCAATTTATATCGATATTCTATGATATaggataatatatatttgcatGACAAGTAAACAAAACAAATGCAGATATATTTCAAGTATGCACATTTtagttaattttattttattttattacaaaatCGGTAACTATTCTATGGATAAGCGAATTCTTATACCACCTTGGTTTTAAGTAATAACCTAATCCTGTTTCtcctttaaaaaaatatttatatttgtatgtACATATGTTACatattaactttttttttttctttcattttcttGCCTTTAATAATTTACCTGTACAGAGACATCGAAAATTTTCACAGGTTATTGGCAATTTATCCatgaaaagctaaaaaaaaagtgtaaCCATTTAACATACAAATATCAAATTTCAATAATAATACACACAACAAATAAAAggtgtatattatattatattatattatattatagtttttttttttttttttttttttttttagtaatacttCAAATATCAATCTTCCTGCATTTCTCCCCCCAATTGCAACATCCAAATAAACTCGAGGGTTAGgtattttcattttgatttaaaaaaaaataaatcaaataattttgtaGAGTTACATTTCattttcttatatttataGATTTCATAAATTGTTGagtattcctttttttatagttatataaattaaataattttctccatacaataaaaaaaataactcatatatttttttttgtgcttttcaaaaaatattcgaatatatattaaattatatatcctatattttaacaaaatataaatccaAATTTTAATACCCCACTTTGGATTTTTCgtaataataacataaaaacagtttttttcacatttcaaaatgtttttattttaatttttttttttttttttcatttttatgcATAAATAGCCCTAgttaaatttatgtatattgCTCTTAATTTACAGCAATCTATATTTCCCTCGTTGAACTATTCAAAggaatatatacacatatatttaatatggtGAGATTTATATAACAACCCATTTTACAACTTAACCcctatattgttattataaatttttatgtttttttcacataaacatatatatagtagCACAAATATAATGCCCTCAAAATACCAGCATAGTCTATGCTTATTTTTCAAAAccatatttcattattttttattttattttattgtacATTTAggaaatttataaaatcattctacat comes from the Plasmodium yoelii strain 17X genome assembly, chromosome: 6 genome and includes:
- a CDS encoding peptidyl-prolyl cis-trans isomerase, putative; the encoded protein is MKIPNPRVYLDVAIGGRNAGRLIFELFMDKLPITCENFRCLCTGETGLGYYLKPRWYKNSLIHRIVTDFMFQGGDFNFGNGYGGESIYGQYFRNEKFIYKHSKRGVLSMCQTSIKHTNNSQFFVTFKSCPWLDKKHVVFGNLEYGFDTLSYIEEQATLIGKPKKQVYIYNCGVIPLDKIKYKSRTNLNDDYIIPEVEMPLLEKEIGFNENSDINELKRIYKNSKRF